The proteins below are encoded in one region of Polypterus senegalus isolate Bchr_013 chromosome 2, ASM1683550v1, whole genome shotgun sequence:
- the LOC120524311 gene encoding olfactory receptor 2D2-like produces the protein MLSGDVGEAECKQIFERLMKKLNLKLSMSTLNQNSSVVTEFLIVGFPGFRDQDSRRTLFGVFLTVYLFTLAGNILLITIFACDRTLHTPMYILVCGLAVLDIAISTNTLPSLLVLLILEYRIVPLAACFTQTMFLTGLFSTECFLLTLMAYDRYVAICYPLHYPNLVTNSRISKLVIGCWVAGFLWASITLGFALRLSFCKVTNVIYVFCDFGSLLFVACGDIQISNSAILFFPMSVLFTPLVLILFSYVRIIYLVVKIAIKEGRMKAFYTCGTHMLVIFVFFLTAAGVLISDRIPSTSKDAHILGLIVRNVFPSLMNPVIYCLRTKEIRSSLRKMLKNMKY, from the exons atgctgtcgggagatgTAGGAGAGGCTGAATGCAAACAAATATTTGAAAGGCTAATGAAAAAG CTTAACCTGAAGTTGTCGATGTCTACATTGAACCAAAACAGTTCTGTAGTCACAGAATTTCTCATTGTTGGATTCCCAGGATTCAGAGATCAAGACAGCAGGAGAACTCTGTTTGGGGTCTTCCTCACAGTTTACCTCTTCACTTTAGCCGGGAACATTCTGTTGATCACCATCTTTGCTTGTGACAGAACTCTGCACACCCCCATGTACATCTTAGTGTGTGGTTTGGCTGTTCTTGACATCGCCATCAGCACTAACACTCTGCCCAGTCTGCTAGTCCTATTAATACTCGAATACAGAATTGTGCCTTTAGCTGCTTGTTTTACTCAGACGATGTTCCTGACTGGACTTTTCTCAACAGAGTGTTTCCTCCTTACATTAATGGCCTATGATCGTTATGTCGCAATCTGTTACCCCCTTCATTATCCTAATTTAGTCACTAACAGTCGCATCTCCAAATTGGTGATTGGCTGCTGGGTGGCTGGGTTTCTTTGGGCAAGCATTACTTTGGGTTTTGCTCTCAggctttcattttgtaaagtcaCTAATGTTATCTATGTGTTTTGTGACTTTGGTTCTTTGTTGTTTGTAGCCTGTGGAGACATTCAGATTTCTAATTCTGCAATATTATTTTTTCCTATGAGTGTGTTGTTCACTCCATTGGTGTTAATCCTCTTTTCCTATGTGCGGATTATATACTTAGTTGTCAAGATTGCCATTAAAGAGGGAAGAATGAAGGCTTTCTACACGTGTGGCACACATATGCttgtgatttttgtctttttcttaacTGCTGCTGGAGTCTTAATTTCAGACAGGATTCCATCGACATCAAAGGACGCCCATATTTTGGGTCTCATAGTACGCAATGTGTTTCCATCATTAATGAATCCAGTAATTTATTGCCTCAGAACTAAAGAAATTAGAAGCAGTTTACGTAAAATGTTGAagaatatgaaatattaa
- the LOC120524310 gene encoding olfactory receptor 13-like, whose amino-acid sequence MEIQEILKRQNGIKSTGKVKEYDPDFGDGFIQVGIGSVEYLDLKSSMSSLSQNSSVVTEFLIAGFPGFRDQESRRTLFGVFLTVYLFTLVGNILLITIFTTDRTLHTPMYILVCGLAVLDIAISTNTVPSMLVLLMSEYRIVPLAACFTQTFFLTGLFSTECFLLTVMAYDRFIAICYPLRYPNLISNSRTSKLILCCWVFGFLCASITLVLSLKISFCKPTNVIYVFCDFGSLLFLGCGDIQITNYAILSFPMSVLFIPMALILFSYVRIIISVLRIASKEGQMKAFYTCGTHMLVIFVFFLTAAGVLIIDRIPSTSKDTRIFGLAVRNVFPSLMNPVIYCLRTQQIRSSFHKILKNIKC is encoded by the exons atggagatccaggagatt TTGAAGAGGCAGAATGGtattaaaagcactggaaaagtcaaagaatatGATCCTGACTTTGGTGATGGCTTTATCCAAGTGGGAATAGGCTCTGTGGAGTAT CTTGACCTGAAGTCATCCATGTCTTCTTTGAGCCAAAACAGTTCTGTAGTCACAGAATTTCTCATTGCTGGATTCCCAGGATTCAGAGACCAAGAATCCAGGAGAACTCTGTTTGGAGTCTTCCTCACAGTTTACCTCTTCACTTTGGTGGGGAACATCTTGTTAATCACCATTTTTACTACCGATAGAACGCTGCACACCCCCATGTACATCTTAGTGTGTGGTTTGGCTGTTCTCGACATCGCCATTAGTACCAACACTGTGCCCAGTATGCTTGTCCTATTAATGTCTGAATACAGAATTGTTCCTTTAGCTGCTTGTTTTACTCAGACATTTTTCCTGACTGGACTTTTTTCAACAGAGTGTTTCCTTCTTACAGTAATGGCCTACGATCGCTTTATTGCAATCTGTTACCCACTACGCTATCCTAATTTAATCAGTAACAGTCGCACTTCCAAGCTGATACTTTGTTGCTGGGTGTTTGGGTTTCTTTGTGCAAGCATTACTTTAGTTCTTTCTCTCAAAATTTCATTCTGCAAGCCGACCAATGTTATCTATGTGTTTTGCGACTTTGGTTCGTTGTTGTTCCTAGGGTGTGGGGACATTCAGATTACTAATTACGCCATATTAAGTTTTCCCATGAGTGTGTTGTTTATCCCAATGGCATTAATCCTCTTCTCCTATGTACGGATTATAATCTCAGTTCTCAGAATTGCCAGTAAAGAGGGACAAATGAAGGCCTTCTACACATGTGGCACACATATGCTcgtgatttttgtctttttcctcaCTGCTGCAGGAGTCCTAATTATAGACAGGATTCCATCGACATCTAAGGATACCAGGATTTTTGGACTCGCAGTACGCAATGTGTTTCCATCATTAATGAATCCAGTAATTTACTGCCTAAGGACCCAGCAGATTAGAAGCAGTTTTCATAAAATTTTGAAGaacattaaatgttaa